The following proteins are encoded in a genomic region of Paenibacillus sp. FSL H3-0469:
- a CDS encoding extracellular solute-binding protein — protein MTLLILLVLCSLSACSDRHPEAAPHTVSSTVNASTTGTGKADTANPSDAADSSGSGNTLPAGHPPAAPLSELAAKVKPVRFTAFVNYDWYTAPDWKSSPHSRWITDHLKVTLLPVPSGGAAAQKLNAMIVSDQLPDVLVMDRGKDVERLQKAGKLVALDPYLESYPEFARMIGEDTLNMLRSEDGRLYQIPNWYINGSGGSGNAGYLVEKKIHRALGSPRLETWDDLEAYLKQVQKNYPDVVPIDFGETRDSVDIQMIGMLYSGAAENRTPTFIAPGSGQIFGVPAGSRLTSVYRDPAFRETLLLAGRLVRQGLTSPDLLTGTRDQVLEKLKSGRIAVFGAYDAVVEGIGREANNQLSAKDPLDGYELIWPVHREGVDPGKVYPSGYNTLGWNVNVITTSASDPEATFSYMNWATSPEGQRILFFGPEGLFYDTVKDEIPIPNDAYIGRDLKRYDDLKIGEFNWYGNTSYIDAAKARREKLLPAGARDWTTLGQANITFRTSMNLTEFSNLDPAPASEEGLILQRLRDQYAQVIPRMIFAASDEELLELLKEADKEATDIGYDRLLAWKTEVWRGNLKKIRDYSPEQ, from the coding sequence GTGACTTTGCTGATCTTACTGGTTCTGTGCAGCCTGAGTGCCTGCTCAGACAGACACCCGGAGGCCGCTCCCCATACGGTAAGCAGCACCGTTAATGCCAGTACCACCGGCACCGGTAAAGCGGATACCGCTAACCCCAGTGATGCCGCAGACAGCAGCGGTTCCGGCAATACGCTGCCTGCGGGCCATCCTCCAGCCGCCCCCCTCTCGGAGCTGGCTGCCAAGGTGAAGCCGGTCCGGTTCACCGCCTTTGTGAACTATGACTGGTATACGGCGCCGGACTGGAAGAGCAGCCCGCACAGCCGCTGGATCACCGATCATCTGAAGGTTACACTTCTACCGGTACCCTCAGGCGGGGCTGCCGCCCAGAAGCTGAACGCGATGATTGTCTCGGATCAGCTTCCCGATGTACTGGTTATGGATCGCGGCAAAGATGTGGAACGGCTGCAAAAGGCAGGCAAGCTGGTGGCGCTGGACCCTTATCTGGAGAGCTATCCTGAATTTGCCCGAATGATCGGCGAGGATACGCTGAACATGCTGCGCAGTGAAGACGGCAGGCTGTACCAGATTCCGAACTGGTATATTAACGGCAGCGGCGGCAGCGGCAATGCGGGTTACCTGGTGGAGAAGAAGATACACCGCGCACTTGGCTCCCCCCGGCTTGAGACCTGGGACGATCTCGAAGCGTATCTGAAGCAAGTGCAGAAGAATTACCCGGATGTTGTGCCGATCGATTTCGGGGAGACTCGTGACAGCGTGGACATACAGATGATAGGTATGCTCTACAGCGGGGCGGCGGAGAACCGGACGCCCACTTTCATCGCTCCCGGTTCAGGCCAGATCTTCGGTGTGCCCGCCGGCTCACGGTTGACTTCTGTGTACCGGGACCCGGCGTTCCGGGAGACGCTGCTGCTGGCAGGACGGCTGGTCCGTCAGGGGCTGACCTCTCCGGATCTGTTGACCGGGACACGGGATCAGGTGCTGGAGAAGCTCAAGAGCGGCCGGATTGCCGTATTTGGCGCTTATGACGCTGTCGTGGAAGGGATCGGCCGGGAAGCCAATAATCAGCTCTCTGCCAAGGACCCGCTGGACGGCTATGAGCTCATCTGGCCGGTGCACCGGGAAGGCGTCGATCCAGGTAAGGTCTACCCCTCCGGGTACAATACGCTGGGCTGGAATGTCAATGTGATTACAACCTCAGCCAGCGATCCGGAAGCCACCTTCTCCTATATGAATTGGGCGACGAGTCCCGAGGGACAGCGTATTCTTTTCTTCGGGCCGGAGGGATTGTTTTATGATACAGTGAAGGATGAAATCCCCATTCCAAATGATGCCTATATTGGACGTGATTTGAAGAGGTATGATGATCTGAAGATCGGAGAATTCAACTGGTACGGCAATACCTCTTATATTGATGCTGCCAAAGCAAGACGCGAGAAGCTGCTGCCTGCCGGGGCCCGGGACTGGACCACCCTTGGACAAGCGAATATAACGTTCCGGACTTCGATGAACCTTACCGAATTCTCCAATCTCGATCCGGCGCCCGCCTCGGAAGAGGGGCTTATCCTGCAAAGGCTGAGGGATCAATATGCGCAGGTGATTCCCCGGATGATTTTTGCGGCAAGTGATGAAGAGCTTCTGGAGCTGCTGAAGGAAGCAGACAAGGAAGCGACGGACATAGGGTATGACAGGCTGCTTGCCTGGAAGACTGAAGTGTGGCGGGGCAATCTTAAGAAGATAAGGGATTATTCACCGGAACAATAA
- a CDS encoding histidine kinase, whose amino-acid sequence MQMKRAKSLYMPLSYKLLISYLVLVLAPIIALGSYAYLSSVRSTEEHARSNLEVAVKQIASNVDFRLKDMVRSTDELYADQTLARYLAGYHSGWEKYSIMSQYILPSLKNAANLPDPEVGLAVYVSNPDVGEFYYNDHAAGDVRKYSLFHMDRIEEEDWYRRLNLHYSSREWRQVGNDNVNGSISYLRPLINYDTLELNGLIQMTANMKYIFSDAVSGQLGEDSILFVVDEGNRLLFTSSRNGLIPDLLSSAASGYMKQPKSYMQIKQPVTNMPASIVAWIPYASLQKNSQQVRNVTIGICLVTLVLLVLISLAMSQYFSRSFQKLVASLKSFQEGDFHKRMPVKGNDEFAEIGSAFNDMASTIQRLIDEVYVVSLEKKETELQVLHSQMNPHFLYNTFSSISRMAKLGEIDKLHEVIRSLARFYRLTLHRGEMIIPVEQELQIAKSYLDIQRIKNADRIHVVYVIAPEVLESASVKFILQPFVENALEHAWYDDEITLMIRAYLEEGDVVFEVEDNGLGMKEELIGQILEPAGQGIGYGIRNVDQRIKLQYGRPYGVSIHSSLGEGTLIRLRFPYRLYHSVPEEAQQL is encoded by the coding sequence ATGCAGATGAAGCGTGCGAAATCATTATACATGCCTTTAAGCTACAAGCTGCTTATTTCTTATCTGGTGCTGGTGCTGGCACCGATTATTGCCCTTGGAAGCTATGCTTACCTGTCATCTGTGCGCTCCACGGAGGAGCATGCAAGAAGCAATCTGGAGGTGGCCGTCAAGCAAATAGCCAGTAATGTGGATTTCCGGCTGAAGGATATGGTCCGCAGCACCGATGAGCTGTACGCGGACCAGACCCTGGCGCGTTATCTGGCAGGCTATCATTCCGGCTGGGAGAAATACAGCATTATGTCGCAGTATATTCTGCCCAGCCTGAAGAATGCTGCCAATCTGCCGGACCCGGAGGTCGGGCTGGCCGTGTATGTAAGCAATCCTGATGTCGGTGAATTCTATTACAACGATCATGCAGCAGGTGATGTCCGGAAGTATTCTTTATTTCACATGGACCGCATTGAGGAGGAGGACTGGTACAGAAGGCTCAATCTGCATTACAGCTCAAGGGAGTGGCGGCAGGTGGGGAATGACAATGTGAATGGCAGCATCTCTTACCTGCGGCCCTTGATCAACTACGATACCCTGGAACTGAACGGTCTGATCCAAATGACAGCGAATATGAAGTACATCTTCTCGGATGCCGTCTCGGGGCAACTGGGCGAGGACAGCATCCTGTTCGTTGTGGATGAGGGCAACCGCCTGCTTTTCACCAGCTCCCGGAACGGGCTTATTCCTGATCTGCTGTCTTCAGCCGCTTCCGGTTATATGAAGCAGCCCAAATCTTATATGCAGATTAAACAGCCGGTTACGAATATGCCGGCCAGTATAGTAGCCTGGATTCCCTATGCTTCCCTGCAAAAGAATTCGCAGCAGGTCCGTAATGTGACCATCGGCATCTGTCTGGTCACTCTGGTACTGCTTGTTCTGATCAGTCTGGCGATGTCCCAGTATTTCTCGCGGAGCTTCCAGAAGCTGGTCGCTTCCCTGAAGTCTTTTCAGGAAGGGGACTTCCACAAACGGATGCCGGTTAAGGGCAATGATGAGTTTGCGGAGATCGGCAGTGCTTTTAATGATATGGCTTCCACGATTCAGCGGTTAATTGATGAGGTCTATGTCGTCAGTCTGGAGAAAAAGGAGACGGAGCTGCAGGTGCTGCATTCCCAGATGAACCCGCATTTTCTGTATAACACCTTCTCTTCCATCAGCCGGATGGCCAAGCTGGGGGAGATTGATAAGCTGCATGAGGTCATCCGTTCGCTAGCCCGGTTCTACCGGCTGACGCTGCACCGGGGTGAGATGATTATTCCCGTGGAACAGGAGCTGCAGATTGCAAAGTCGTATCTCGATATTCAGCGGATCAAGAATGCAGACCGTATCCATGTAGTCTATGTTATTGCGCCAGAGGTGCTAGAGAGTGCGAGCGTGAAATTTATTCTGCAGCCGTTTGTAGAGAATGCTTTAGAACATGCTTGGTATGACGATGAAATTACACTGATGATCCGTGCTTATCTGGAAGAGGGGGATGTAGTCTTTGAAGTGGAGGATAACGGGCTCGGGATGAAGGAGGAGCTGATCGGGCAGATCCTTGAGCCTGCGGGTCAGGGCATCGGCTACGGCATCCGCAACGTGGATCAGCGGATCAAGCTGCAGTACGGCAGACCGTATGGTGTGTCAATTCACAGCTCGCTTGGCGAAGGAACGCTGATCCGGCTCCGCTTTCCTTATCGTCTGTATCATTCTGTGCCGGAAGAGGCACAGCAATTATAG
- a CDS encoding CPBP family intramembrane glutamic endopeptidase, which yields MNPVGQPLHQRPLTIKLILAGILGLILFVMFQIAPQLISSSDGDTTILSKSEIREKAAAFAAGQLGYEAAAGDEWVILYKTDSSFYGYMSREKLLPDYSKNKLDQRYPFDVYHAVLYTSGEAAARLAVDLNMYNGEPVAFAVGADADAAAGLNYGERPAAATKRTGTANPASSLPDLSLEAKERLALPWLKLWGANPAKLKIEANLDGYGLVYSDSSVTIGELPLRYQFNYLNGEVSYFRAGFSAPAWHDAYVDGQTSLAKKLTLFGYGLPTLLLGLLALIYGILRRKHTSWKRGIFLSSVHFLIMMVSSYNVVSESGSGSAEARVTAVVMFVIYVLYSLLMSLLLYFSLVGGDGLWRSEEKLNPWPRASEPGYGHYVLKSIQAGYIWAFILLGVQTVMFIILSYTLDNWSTTDASQSPYNMKYAWLLPIVAWLAGLSEEAVYRLFGIRMLKKLVKNTLIASLITTLIWALGHTLYPIYPVISRPIELTVIGLLFSYIFIRYGFIAVMFSHVVFDSILMGATLIFMKDTVNIGAGIVTIVLPFIVGYLVYRFNPPRKPDPAEPVRIQ from the coding sequence ATGAATCCCGTCGGCCAGCCCCTGCACCAGCGGCCCCTTACTATCAAACTTATCCTTGCCGGAATTCTCGGACTCATTCTATTTGTCATGTTCCAGATCGCTCCCCAGCTCATCTCCAGTTCAGATGGGGATACAACCATTCTCAGCAAAAGTGAAATCCGGGAGAAAGCCGCCGCGTTTGCCGCCGGGCAGCTCGGCTACGAAGCCGCAGCCGGAGATGAATGGGTGATCCTGTACAAGACGGACTCTTCCTTCTACGGCTATATGTCCCGTGAGAAGCTGCTCCCGGACTATTCCAAGAATAAGCTGGATCAACGCTATCCATTCGATGTGTACCATGCGGTGCTCTATACGTCCGGAGAGGCTGCAGCCCGGCTGGCAGTCGACCTCAATATGTATAACGGCGAGCCCGTGGCTTTTGCCGTTGGTGCCGATGCCGATGCAGCGGCCGGACTGAATTACGGCGAGCGGCCCGCAGCAGCAACCAAACGTACCGGTACTGCCAATCCTGCAAGCAGCCTACCGGATCTGAGCCTGGAGGCAAAAGAGAGGCTCGCACTTCCCTGGCTGAAGCTCTGGGGGGCCAATCCCGCCAAGCTGAAGATTGAGGCTAACCTTGATGGCTACGGGCTTGTCTATTCCGACAGCTCCGTCACCATAGGTGAATTACCGCTTAGATACCAATTCAATTATCTGAACGGCGAGGTCTCGTACTTCCGCGCCGGATTCTCGGCCCCTGCCTGGCATGATGCCTACGTGGATGGTCAAACTTCGCTGGCCAAGAAGCTAACTTTGTTCGGATACGGTCTGCCGACCCTGCTGCTGGGCCTCCTGGCACTGATCTACGGCATTCTGCGCAGGAAGCATACTTCCTGGAAGCGCGGAATCTTCCTGAGCTCCGTCCATTTCCTGATCATGATGGTCAGCAGCTACAATGTGGTGTCTGAATCCGGCAGCGGCAGCGCTGAGGCAAGAGTTACAGCCGTAGTCATGTTCGTCATCTACGTACTGTACAGTCTGCTGATGTCGCTCCTGCTCTATTTCTCTCTGGTCGGAGGGGACGGCTTGTGGCGTTCCGAGGAGAAGCTGAATCCTTGGCCCCGGGCCTCCGAGCCCGGCTACGGCCACTATGTACTGAAGAGTATCCAGGCAGGTTATATCTGGGCCTTCATTCTGCTCGGCGTACAGACCGTCATGTTCATTATTCTGTCCTATACGCTGGATAACTGGTCCACCACTGACGCCAGCCAGTCGCCTTACAATATGAAATATGCCTGGCTGCTGCCGATTGTAGCCTGGCTGGCCGGCCTCTCGGAAGAGGCGGTCTACCGGCTGTTTGGTATCCGCATGCTGAAGAAGCTGGTTAAGAATACGCTCATTGCTTCGCTGATCACGACCCTGATCTGGGCGCTCGGACATACGCTCTACCCGATCTATCCGGTCATCTCACGGCCGATTGAGCTGACGGTGATCGGTCTGCTGTTCAGCTATATTTTCATCCGGTACGGTTTCATCGCGGTGATGTTCAGCCATGTGGTATTTGACAGCATCCTGATGGGGGCGACGCTGATCTTCATGAAGGATACGGTGAATATCGGAGCTGGTATCGTCACGATCGTTCTGCCGTTCATCGTAGGTTACCTGGTCTACCGCTTCAACCCTCCACGTAAGCCTGATCCGGCGGAGCCGGTCCGTATTCAATAA
- a CDS encoding helix-turn-helix domain-containing protein — MYRAVLVDDENYDLEGLRCLIPWSELGIEVACSESNPLAALQYIENHEIDLLITDIKMPAVSGMELSRVALELNPGLKIVFISGYQEFHYAKQALDLKAHAYILKPVDDEELISVLRTATAELKLERSRVPEDGGMIASFDFIKNDVLQHLLEGSIDGATLGAFLARYPLDLAFTSASAVLIEADDVLMRVQEQPEDVYAGLDRLFQYIGSEISISAAGKWCRLNRSQLGFAYTGQRRMLEEWLEQLVLKVREHTDYTITVSYGAEVWSLEELTASFSQAKAYMNGKMFIGKNRVIPPVMNKPGMIQDIKELSVVLEGMFGAMAAYRLADICDCIDELFEMAALFEHPVKVYHFSIHIVTRLEAYLGTLNETYESLQQLDAIHHLETVDDIKRWLRRTLFEISELLFMKKRHKNRRLMESIEAYIRERLTENLTLRVVAGHFAYSPNHLGVLFKEHTGESFNEYLVRLRMEKAILLLDQPQYKIYEVADRVGYKNIAYFSRQFREYFHMTAADYRKQS; from the coding sequence ATGTACAGAGCTGTCTTGGTGGATGATGAGAATTATGACTTGGAGGGGCTGCGCTGCCTGATTCCCTGGAGTGAGCTTGGGATTGAGGTGGCCTGCAGCGAGAGCAATCCGCTGGCCGCTCTCCAATATATCGAGAATCATGAGATTGATCTGCTGATTACGGATATCAAGATGCCGGCGGTTTCCGGTATGGAGCTGTCCCGCGTGGCGCTGGAGCTGAATCCGGGGCTCAAAATTGTGTTCATCAGCGGATACCAGGAATTTCATTATGCGAAGCAGGCGCTAGATTTGAAGGCCCATGCATACATTCTTAAGCCGGTTGATGATGAGGAGCTGATCAGTGTGCTGCGCACAGCTACCGCCGAGCTGAAGCTTGAACGGAGCAGAGTTCCAGAAGATGGCGGCATGATCGCTTCCTTCGATTTCATCAAGAATGATGTGCTGCAGCATCTGCTGGAAGGCAGTATTGACGGGGCTACGCTGGGCGCATTCCTGGCCCGGTATCCGCTGGATTTGGCCTTCACCAGTGCCTCTGCCGTGCTGATTGAAGCCGATGATGTTCTGATGCGGGTGCAGGAGCAGCCGGAGGATGTCTATGCCGGTCTGGACAGGCTGTTTCAATACATCGGGTCAGAGATTAGCATCTCTGCTGCCGGGAAATGGTGCCGGCTGAACCGTTCACAGCTCGGTTTCGCCTATACCGGGCAGCGCCGGATGCTGGAAGAGTGGCTGGAGCAGCTGGTGCTGAAGGTCCGTGAGCACACGGATTACACGATCACAGTGAGTTATGGAGCAGAGGTGTGGTCTCTCGAAGAGCTGACCGCCTCCTTTTCGCAGGCTAAGGCCTATATGAATGGCAAGATGTTCATCGGCAAGAACCGGGTGATTCCGCCGGTGATGAACAAGCCGGGCATGATCCAGGATATCAAGGAGCTGAGCGTGGTCCTGGAGGGGATGTTCGGGGCCATGGCTGCTTATAGGCTGGCAGATATTTGCGACTGTATCGACGAGTTATTTGAGATGGCTGCCCTGTTCGAGCATCCGGTGAAGGTCTATCATTTCTCTATTCATATTGTTACCCGGCTGGAGGCGTATCTGGGGACACTCAACGAAACCTACGAGAGTCTGCAGCAATTGGACGCCATTCATCATCTGGAGACCGTTGACGATATCAAACGCTGGCTCCGGCGTACCCTATTTGAGATTTCCGAGCTGCTGTTCATGAAGAAGCGGCACAAGAACCGCCGGCTGATGGAGAGCATTGAAGCCTATATCCGGGAGAGGCTGACGGAGAATCTTACCCTGCGGGTGGTGGCGGGCCATTTCGCTTATTCGCCGAATCATCTTGGAGTGCTGTTCAAAGAGCATACCGGGGAGAGCTTCAATGAGTATCTTGTGCGGCTGCGGATGGAGAAGGCGATTCTTCTGCTTGATCAGCCCCAATACAAAATCTATGAGGTGGCTGATAGGGTTGGCTACAAGAATATCGCTTATTTCAGCAGGCAGTTTCGGGAATATTTCCATATGACCGCAGCCGATTACAGAAAGCAGAGCTGA